ACCGACGCGGACGCTGTGCGCTACACAGAAAGTTACGCCGCCGCGATCGCGGAGGTTGGCGAAGCGAGCGCCGGCGCTGGCCCTATCGCCGCCAACGGCATCAGCGTGAAAATGTCGGCGCTGCATCCCCGCTATGACGCGCGCCAGGAAGAGCGCGTGTTCGCCGAGCTTTACCCGCGCGTACTGCGCTTGGCGCAGGATGCGAAGCGCTGGAACATCGGCCTGACACTTGACGCAGAAGAGGCGGATAGGCTCGTCCTGTCGCTAAAAATTTTCGAGCGCCTTGCCGGCGAGCCATCCCTCGCGGGCTGGACAGGTCTCGGCCTTGCGGTGCAGGCCTACCAGAAGCGCACGCGTGACGTGCTCGCGCGCCTTACACAGCTTGCGCGCCGGCGCGGAACGCAGATCCAGGTAAGGTTGGTGAAAGGCGCGTATTGGGATGGCGAGGTGAAGCGCGCCCAGATTGCTGGCCGCGTTGACTTTCCGGTGTTCACCACCAAAGCGGCGACGGACGTTCACTACCTCGCTTGCGCACGCGATCTGATCGCCGCCGGCGACGCGATCTTTCCGCAGTTCGCGACGCACAACGCCCACACCGTCGCCGCCGTTCGCCGCATGGCGGAGGCGGCGGGGCGCATCCAATATGAATTCCAACGCCTGCACGGCATGGGCGAGGCCTTGTACGCCGCGCTTGAACCTGCGGCGCCGGTGCGGGTGTACGCGCCGGTGGGGGGGCACGAAGATCTGCTGCCGTATCTGGTGCGGCGTCTGCTGGAAAACGGCGCCAACACCAGCTTCGTGCACTCCTTCTTGGACGACGACGTTTCGCCCGAAATCGTGGCCGCCGATCCGATCACGCAACTCGAAGCGCAACCTCACCGTCATCCGCGTTTGCCGCCGCCGCCGCGTCTGTTCGGCGCGAGCCGCCGCAACTCGACGGGGCGTGATTTATCGATCGCGGCGGATCGCAGCGCGCTCTACCCACCGCCAAGCGGAGGAACGATGCCGACGATCGAGACTGACGCCGCTGCCTCTATCGCCACGGCGCGCGCGGCCTTTCATGATTGGAACGCCTGCGGCGGTGCGAAACGGGCACGCATCCTGCGCGCGATGGCCGATAAACTTCAGGAACACCACGATCCGTTGGTGCAGCTGATCGCGCACGAAGCTGGCCGCAATCTACAGGACGCCATCGACGAATTGCGCGAGGCGGTCGATTTCTGTCGCTATTACGCCGCCGAAGCTGAGCGTCTGTTCGCTGGTGCTGTTGCATTGCCGTCACCGGCTGGGGAGACCGATCATCTCGAACTGCACGGCCGCGGCGTGTTCGTTTGCATCAGTCCGTGGAATTTTCCGTTGGCGATTTTCACCGGCCAGCTCGCCGCTGCACTGGCGGCGGGCAACACGGTTGTCGCCAAGCCCGCCGAGCAAACGCCGCGGATCGCCCGCGCCGCTGTTCATTTGTTCTACGAAGCGGGTTTGCCGCAGGGCGCGCTTCAGCTCGTGCTCGGCGCTGGCGACGTGGGCGCAGCGCTCGTCGCCGATCCGCGCATTGCCGGCGTCGCCTTTACCGGCTCGACCGAAGTGGCACGCGCCATCAATCGCACGCTCGCCGCCAAGGACGGGCCGATCGTGCCGCTGATCGCCGAGACAGGCGGGCTGAACGGCCTGTTCGTCGATACCACCGCACTGAAAGAGCAAGTGGTGGATGACGTGATCGTCTCCGCGTTCAACAGCGCCGGCCAACGCTGCTCCAGCTTGCGCCTTCTGTTCCTGCCGCACGAAACCGCCGATGAAATCCTTGAGACGCTGCAAGGCGCGATGGACGCACTGGTTATCGCCGATCCCGCCGATCCGCGCACCGATATCGGCCCCATCATCGACGCCGAAGCGAAAGCCAATCTCGACAGGCACATCGCCAAGATGAGCGGTCAGGTGCTGAAGCAACTCGATGTGTCGAAACTCGGCGGCAATTTCTTTGGTCCCGCGATCATTGAACTGAAGAGCCTAAGCGAGATCGACCGCGAGGTGTTCGGCCCGATCCTGCACGTCATCCGCTACGATCCCGCCGACATCGCAGCCATCGGCGCGGAATTGGCGGCCAAAGGCTATGGCCTCACGCTTGGCGTTCACTCGCGGCTTGATAGCTTCGCCGAAGCGGTGCGCGCGGCGGTTCCTGCCGGAAACTGCTACGTCAACCGTACGATCGTCGGCGCCGTCGTCGGCGTACAGCCGTTCGGCGGCAGCGGCTTGTCGGGCACCGGCCCGAAGGCCGGCGGCCCGAACTATCTGCCGCGCTTTGCCGAAGAGCGCGCGCTGAGCGTCAACATCGCCGCCCAAGGCGGCGATCCGCACCTGTTGAATCTCTAGCGCGCTGGCGATCCGTGGGCGGCGCGCTAGACACCCCCACGCCGCGAAGCGTCCTCGCTCCGCGCCTCGGGCGCGTGCGCGCCTTGCTAGGCCGGGGTACGGGACGTACATCTCAGCGGCATGTCACGCGACAACGTCACGCCGTTCCGCCGTCCGCCGCGGCGCCCGCCGCCAAAGCCCTCGGGAAAATTGGGGCTGACGACGCATCGCGGCAAAGCAGTGTTCGTCCACATCCTGACCTTGGCGTGCTTTGCGACGCCGTTCGTGCTGGGCGGGCAACTTGGACAGATGGTTGGCCTCGCGCTGGGCGTGGCGGCGGGCTTCATCGCTTATTCGAGCCGCTACGATTCGATGCCATGGGCGATGACGCACCATGAGCACGCGCTGCGCACTTTGATCATTGCCTTCGTCGTGCGCACGATCGTGAGTTTGCCGAGCTTGCTGATCTCACGCGACCCGCCTCAAGGCTTCATGATCCAGGTGCTTGAAGTTTACGGCCTGATCTCATTCTGGGTCGGCTTGATCGTATTGATCTGGGTGGTCATTCGCGCAGGCGTTGGTTTGGTGCTGGCGATCTTGCGCAAGCCGATCTGGCATCCGCGCGGCTGGCTGCTCTAGTTGACGACGCGGCAGCCGAATTCCTCTTCGTAGATCGCTTCTGAGCTGAAGGCGCCAAAGAGCGCCGAGGCGCGTACGAGGTTGCCGTCCTCGACGATGCTCATCTGCTCGCGCGCCGCTTGATCGGGGAAGTCGGCGAGGCAACTTTCCATGCTGCGCCCACTGACGAAACGGCAGGAGCACGTCTGCTTGGCGGCGTAGCCGGTGGCGATGCCAGCGAACGTGAAGCTATCGCGCATGGCGTAAGCGCCGCCGCCGACAAGCAGCAGCAACGCTACGGCAATGCCGCCAATCCAAAGCCAACGTTTGCCGCCCATGCCGCTTCCCCTCTATGATTGCGATCGAGTTTAGTGAAGCGGGGGGCGGGCGTCATGCTGCGCGGCGCGATTTTCGCGACATTGTGGATTGTCGCCTGGGCGGGCGCGGCCAGCGGGCAACCGCTTACGCCGTTGCCGCCGCAGCCGGCAAACGTCGCATGGCCGACGCAGGAGTGGCCGGTTGCGCCGCTGCCGCGCGACGTGGATCGCGCGGCGTTTGATCTGGCGGTCACCGAAGCGTTTTCCGGCTTGCATCCGTTGATGGGTGAAACGCGGGCGGTGGTGATTATCCAAGGCGGCCAGCTTGTGTTTGAGCGCTATGGCGAAGGCTATACGCGCGACACGCGGCTAATCTCGTGGTCGGCGGCGAAATCGCTGACGCACGCGCTGGTCGGTGCGGCGGTGCTACAGGGGCGGGTGCACATCGACGAGCCGATGGGCAATCCGCACTGGCGCGCGGGCGATCGGCGCGCATCGATTCCGTGGCGCACATTTCTCACCATGACGGACGGGCTCGACTACAATGAGACGGCGCCGGAAGTGGCGCACGCCGGCAATGCGCGGATGCTGTTCGGCGATGGCCGAAGCGATACGGCGCGCTGGGGCGCCGGCTTGCCGCTGATCCACGATCCGGGAACGCACTGGAATTATTCATCGGCGACGACGTTGCTGATTTCCGATGCGTTGACGCGCCGAGTCGTCCCTGATCCCGCCGATGCCAACGATCGGCGCCGGCGGATGCGCGCTTGGATGAACGAAGTGCTGTTCGACCCGACCGGGATGCATCCTGTCGTCGAGTTCGATCCGCAGGGCAATTTTTACGGATCGTCGCTCATCTGGGCGAGCGGGCGTGATTTCGCGCGTTTTGGGCAGCTCTATCTGCGTGACGGCGTGTGGGATGGTCGGCGGCTGTTGCCGGAAGGCTGGGTCGACTTCGCGCGCTCGCGCGGGCCGGCGCTGAACGCGGACGTTTACGGCGCCCAATGGTGGCTAACGCCGGCGAGCGGGACAGGCCGGCCTATGCGGTCGCTGATTGTCGCGCCGGGTTTGGAGGATGCCTTCTCGGCGCAGGGGCATGAGGGGCAGGTGATCTTGGTCGTACCGTCGAAGGATCTGGTGATGGTGCGGCTTGGGCTGTTCCATGGCGGCAGCGAAGCCTGGGATGAGCTCGGCAATTGGATGGGGCGCTTCGTCAACGCGTTCGGAGATCGATAGGCGCGCACTGGCGCCCGCGCGAAGCGACGCTCCGGCGGTGCTGGTGGCTGCGGAATGAAAGGCCCGCCCTAAGAGGAATCGTTGCCGCTTTTGCTTATGCACGGCGCAAGCGCCAGCTCATCAAATCCGAAATCGAACACATAGCGGAGGATGCGCGTGAGGCCGCGCCTAAGACGGCGGATGAGCGCCGCGATGAGCTTTTGGGGTTCGCGCAACATGGCCGCCAGTGTGGCGATGCTTTGGCTATTGCTGAGGCCGCGCAGTCTGCGCTTCAGCGTTGGGCCAACGAACGCGCGCGCGGCGTTTATGCGGCGTTGCGCTTCCTTAGCGTAGAAGCGCCCGGCGCATGGCGTTTTGTGCTGGACGTGACGCGTCGCCGCGACGAGCAGCACGAGGCCTAGAATTTTGGTGACTTGCTGAATTGCGTGGCGGATCGGCGCGTTGAGTTTGCGCGTAACGCGGAAGCGCTGAGCAACACCGCAAGCGATTTCGGCGAGC
This window of the alpha proteobacterium U9-1i genome carries:
- a CDS encoding proline dehydrogenase — protein: MNASVEKLTPASIDWDALDALKYADEDAAVAKLLAEAPLDPAARASVGAEARSLVVKARKLKRRKGVMESFLEEFGLSNAEGLALMCLAEALLRVPDAETADKLIAEKIKNGRWAEHIGKSDHWLVNAGTWGLMLTGRIATLPEEMKGDAGQFMAHLVSRAGEPVVRAAAMQAMRILGEQFVLGRNIESALKRGAAMSRGPAATRYSFDMLGEGARTDADAVRYTESYAAAIAEVGEASAGAGPIAANGISVKMSALHPRYDARQEERVFAELYPRVLRLAQDAKRWNIGLTLDAEEADRLVLSLKIFERLAGEPSLAGWTGLGLAVQAYQKRTRDVLARLTQLARRRGTQIQVRLVKGAYWDGEVKRAQIAGRVDFPVFTTKAATDVHYLACARDLIAAGDAIFPQFATHNAHTVAAVRRMAEAAGRIQYEFQRLHGMGEALYAALEPAAPVRVYAPVGGHEDLLPYLVRRLLENGANTSFVHSFLDDDVSPEIVAADPITQLEAQPHRHPRLPPPPRLFGASRRNSTGRDLSIAADRSALYPPPSGGTMPTIETDAAASIATARAAFHDWNACGGAKRARILRAMADKLQEHHDPLVQLIAHEAGRNLQDAIDELREAVDFCRYYAAEAERLFAGAVALPSPAGETDHLELHGRGVFVCISPWNFPLAIFTGQLAAALAAGNTVVAKPAEQTPRIARAAVHLFYEAGLPQGALQLVLGAGDVGAALVADPRIAGVAFTGSTEVARAINRTLAAKDGPIVPLIAETGGLNGLFVDTTALKEQVVDDVIVSAFNSAGQRCSSLRLLFLPHETADEILETLQGAMDALVIADPADPRTDIGPIIDAEAKANLDRHIAKMSGQVLKQLDVSKLGGNFFGPAIIELKSLSEIDREVFGPILHVIRYDPADIAAIGAELAAKGYGLTLGVHSRLDSFAEAVRAAVPAGNCYVNRTIVGAVVGVQPFGGSGLSGTGPKAGGPNYLPRFAEERALSVNIAAQGGDPHLLNL
- a CDS encoding beta-lactamase class C and other penicillin binding proteins; translation: MLRGAIFATLWIVAWAGAASGQPLTPLPPQPANVAWPTQEWPVAPLPRDVDRAAFDLAVTEAFSGLHPLMGETRAVVIIQGGQLVFERYGEGYTRDTRLISWSAAKSLTHALVGAAVLQGRVHIDEPMGNPHWRAGDRRASIPWRTFLTMTDGLDYNETAPEVAHAGNARMLFGDGRSDTARWGAGLPLIHDPGTHWNYSSATTLLISDALTRRVVPDPADANDRRRRMRAWMNEVLFDPTGMHPVVEFDPQGNFYGSSLIWASGRDFARFGQLYLRDGVWDGRRLLPEGWVDFARSRGPALNADVYGAQWWLTPASGTGRPMRSLIVAPGLEDAFSAQGHEGQVILVVPSKDLVMVRLGLFHGGSEAWDELGNWMGRFVNAFGDR